The Desulfitobacterium chlororespirans DSM 11544 genome contains a region encoding:
- a CDS encoding sigma 54-interacting transcriptional regulator: MEQKIGIIANNRELKQRIEELYREDVRQGRILIEILDFEKIEEQGRLLEKRGAKVIIARSGGYRHTLGKVSVPVIQFKINTLDILAAIKSAQKISRHVVLVISDLESFAYEEWREMIQARVTIEEFASLEAIEDKVFKYAAAPAEVVIVGGGIPCRFARKFGLKYVPISAGKESINEIMTSAWELVDNLYEQKYKNEVLKKTLDGVHDAVLAVDQEGRIIHCNEKVKATLKGERNPLIGERLDQVFPELGFMVKGSGNKANEIINLNGLVITANTSRLEVDGQVRGMLCSFQDITKLQNLEKKIRYELNKKGLRAKYHFDDLIAWDPVMKGTVAKGIKIGLTDVTVMIYGESGTGKEMFAQSMHNISARKDEPFVAINCAAISESLLESELFGYEEGAFTGARKGGKPGLFELAHGGTVFLDEINSVSPALQAKLLRVLEEKELMRIGSDYVIPLDVRIISAANESLLMKMEEGNFRRDLFYRLSILELKIPPLREREMDIVPIFKHYLSNLEGASGLIIDDELAEALKAYTWPGNVRELRNNAQRYAIFGELDINPGPWPKNTEFLQEGFIDLKEINRYVETKVIDLLMEKGLSKNEIAKRLGISRASLWNKSNKRLNKKEDR, from the coding sequence ATGGAGCAAAAAATAGGAATTATAGCCAATAATAGGGAACTAAAACAGAGAATTGAAGAGCTTTACAGAGAGGATGTCCGTCAGGGGAGGATATTGATTGAGATCCTGGACTTTGAAAAAATTGAAGAGCAAGGCCGGCTTCTGGAAAAAAGGGGAGCCAAGGTGATTATCGCCAGAAGCGGCGGTTATCGCCATACTCTCGGCAAAGTCAGCGTTCCGGTAATTCAGTTTAAAATAAACACCCTGGATATCTTAGCCGCCATTAAGTCGGCGCAAAAGATCAGCCGCCATGTGGTGCTGGTCATTTCCGATTTAGAGTCCTTCGCTTACGAGGAGTGGCGGGAAATGATTCAGGCCAGAGTGACCATTGAAGAATTCGCTTCTCTGGAGGCTATTGAAGACAAGGTCTTTAAGTATGCTGCCGCCCCTGCGGAGGTGGTCATTGTGGGAGGCGGCATTCCTTGCCGGTTCGCCCGTAAATTCGGCTTGAAGTATGTTCCCATCAGCGCCGGCAAGGAATCGATCAACGAGATTATGACCTCGGCCTGGGAACTCGTTGATAATCTCTATGAACAAAAATACAAAAACGAAGTGCTGAAAAAAACCTTGGATGGAGTTCATGATGCGGTTTTGGCCGTCGATCAGGAAGGCCGGATTATCCATTGCAATGAAAAGGTGAAGGCCACGCTCAAAGGTGAGAGAAATCCGCTGATCGGGGAGCGGTTGGATCAGGTTTTTCCTGAGCTCGGCTTTATGGTCAAGGGTTCAGGCAATAAGGCGAATGAGATTATTAATCTGAACGGCCTTGTGATCACTGCCAATACCTCGCGTTTAGAAGTGGACGGTCAGGTCAGGGGAATGCTGTGTTCTTTTCAGGATATTACGAAGCTGCAGAACCTCGAAAAGAAAATACGCTATGAGCTCAATAAAAAGGGACTTAGGGCAAAGTATCATTTTGACGATCTTATTGCCTGGGATCCGGTGATGAAAGGGACGGTAGCCAAAGGGATCAAGATCGGGCTAACGGACGTTACGGTGATGATCTACGGGGAAAGCGGCACCGGCAAAGAGATGTTTGCCCAAAGCATGCATAATATCAGTGCCAGAAAGGACGAACCCTTTGTGGCCATTAACTGTGCGGCCATATCGGAAAGTCTGCTGGAGAGTGAGCTCTTCGGGTATGAGGAAGGCGCCTTTACCGGTGCCAGAAAAGGAGGTAAACCGGGATTATTTGAACTTGCTCATGGAGGAACCGTGTTCCTGGATGAGATCAATAGCGTCTCTCCGGCACTTCAGGCCAAGCTTTTGCGTGTCCTGGAGGAGAAAGAGCTGATGAGGATAGGTTCGGATTATGTGATTCCCTTGGATGTCCGCATTATCTCTGCGGCTAATGAGAGTTTGCTCATGAAGATGGAGGAGGGGAATTTCAGAAGGGATTTATTCTATCGGTTAAGTATTTTGGAACTGAAGATTCCTCCCCTGCGGGAAAGGGAGATGGATATTGTGCCGATTTTTAAGCATTATCTCTCGAATTTGGAGGGAGCCTCCGGTTTAATCATCGATGATGAATTGGCGGAGGCATTAAAAGCCTATACCTGGCCCGGCAATGTCCGGGAATTGCGGAACAATGCTCAACGTTATGCTATTTTTGGCGAACTGGATATAAATCCCGGACCTTGGCCCAAAAACACTGAGTTTTTGCAGGAAGGGTTTATTGATCTCAAAGAAATCAACCGCTATGTGGAAACAAAAGTGATTGATCTGCTTATGGAGAAGGGTTTAAGTAAAAATGAAATTGCGAAACGGCTAGGGATCAGCCGGGCTTCCTTATGGAACAAATCCAATAAACGTCTTAACAAGAAAGAGGACAGGTAA
- a CDS encoding (Fe-S)-binding protein: MSEAWDQWEKEAIKCTRCGSCQNVCPVFAELISEATVARGKVRLIRTVLKQDMEMTDSFAELMSQCLMCKACVANCPSGVRVDKLVEAARTELVRRRGMHPLKKFIFRVALKNRGIFHIGLRSGSLFQKLLFRPGPHGQGMLPRLPMGIDRRRMIKPIAPVPLRGQFPERAESKGSRGTVAFFTGCMMNYFYVDAGRAVVEVLNKLGYHVLIPARQHCCGTPARVNGDKDTAVALAKANLDVFADVEAEAVIVACASCGLAWKEEFAELLEDDARYQAKAQKLMTKVKDFNEFVAGLDGWEQNIGQIAARTTYHDPCHLARGQKIREQPRRIIRAISGDYFAELPGTEQCCGMAGSYSLYHYDTSKKINDKKIADIKATGAEIMLTSCPACLMQIEDGLQRNQLQGVQCMHVAELLNKALAADNTRQTEG, from the coding sequence ATGTCTGAAGCATGGGATCAGTGGGAAAAAGAAGCGATTAAATGTACACGCTGCGGGTCCTGCCAGAATGTCTGCCCGGTTTTTGCCGAGCTCATTTCCGAGGCGACAGTGGCACGGGGCAAGGTGCGTCTGATCCGTACAGTGCTCAAGCAGGATATGGAGATGACGGATTCCTTTGCGGAGCTGATGTCCCAATGTCTGATGTGCAAGGCTTGCGTAGCCAATTGCCCCAGCGGGGTGCGGGTGGATAAATTAGTTGAGGCTGCCCGGACGGAGCTGGTCAGACGCCGGGGAATGCATCCCCTGAAAAAGTTTATTTTTCGTGTAGCGCTGAAGAATCGGGGGATATTCCATATCGGCTTAAGAAGCGGCTCTTTATTTCAGAAGCTCCTTTTCCGCCCGGGACCTCATGGGCAGGGAATGCTGCCCCGGCTGCCGATGGGCATAGATAGGAGAAGGATGATAAAGCCTATCGCCCCGGTCCCTCTGCGCGGGCAATTCCCGGAAAGGGCGGAGAGCAAGGGTTCCCGGGGAACAGTGGCATTTTTTACCGGCTGCATGATGAATTATTTTTATGTGGATGCCGGCCGGGCAGTGGTTGAGGTGCTGAACAAGCTGGGCTACCATGTCCTTATCCCCGCCAGACAGCATTGTTGCGGAACTCCGGCCCGCGTAAACGGGGATAAGGATACGGCGGTTGCTTTAGCCAAAGCCAATCTGGATGTTTTTGCCGATGTGGAGGCTGAGGCGGTGATTGTGGCCTGCGCTTCCTGCGGCTTGGCCTGGAAGGAAGAATTTGCGGAGCTGCTTGAGGATGATGCCCGCTATCAGGCTAAGGCTCAGAAGCTTATGACCAAAGTCAAGGATTTTAATGAATTTGTCGCGGGCCTTGACGGATGGGAACAGAACATCGGACAGATTGCAGCCAGGACGACCTATCATGATCCCTGCCATTTGGCACGGGGGCAGAAGATAAGGGAGCAGCCCCGCCGGATTATCCGGGCAATCTCAGGGGACTATTTTGCAGAATTGCCAGGAACAGAGCAATGCTGCGGTATGGCCGGGTCATACAGCCTCTATCATTACGATACCTCCAAAAAAATTAATGATAAAAAGATTGCGGATATTAAGGCCACCGGTGCGGAAATTATGCTCACCTCCTGCCCGGCGTGTCTGATGCAAATCGAAGACGGCTTGCAGCGCAATCAGCTGCAAGGAGTTCAATGTATGCATGTGGCCGAATTATTGAATAAGGCCCTTGCGGCGGATAATACCCGGCAGACGGAAGGTTAA
- a CDS encoding FAD-binding oxidoreductase has translation MEQALIENLKKLVGDENVIHRFEDRFCYTYDASFAEIDQKNIPGAVVFPETTEQVAAVMKFAYAHKITVIPRGAGSNVSGGTLAVADGLIMVLTKMDKILEIDRDNLLVVVETGVKTGRLQQEVEKMGLFYPPDPASLAFSTIGGNVAESAGGPRGVKYGTTKDYVLGMEVVLPTGEILNTGGRVIKNVTGYNLTQLFTGSEGTLGIITKVILKLVPKPEGKKTLLAVFNEIEGAGQAVSGIIAQGIIPTTIELLDDVYIKNIEEYAHVGFPLDAGAVLLIEVDGDKEVLDKQAGKIERVCQAAGAREVKIARNQEEAEELWKARRAAFASCARLKPTIIGEDATVPRSAIPAMIAKIREIARKYEVLIAVVGHAGDGNLHATFLCDEMNQEEMARVEKAIDETFYAALELKGTLSGEHGIGRAKAPFIKMQIGEEGYRVMKKIKLALDPENLLNPGVMFGE, from the coding sequence ATGGAGCAGGCTCTGATTGAAAACCTAAAAAAGCTGGTGGGCGATGAGAATGTCATCCATAGATTTGAGGATCGTTTTTGTTATACCTACGATGCCTCCTTTGCTGAAATTGATCAAAAAAATATTCCGGGAGCCGTTGTCTTTCCGGAGACCACGGAACAAGTAGCAGCGGTGATGAAGTTTGCCTATGCGCATAAAATCACGGTGATCCCCCGGGGGGCCGGTTCCAATGTCAGCGGCGGAACCCTTGCCGTTGCGGATGGCTTGATCATGGTTTTAACTAAAATGGATAAGATCCTGGAGATCGATCGGGATAATCTGCTGGTGGTCGTTGAAACCGGTGTCAAAACCGGCCGGCTTCAGCAGGAGGTGGAAAAGATGGGGCTTTTTTACCCTCCCGATCCGGCCAGTCTGGCTTTTTCAACAATTGGCGGCAATGTGGCGGAAAGCGCCGGGGGACCCCGGGGTGTCAAGTATGGGACCACCAAAGATTATGTCCTGGGTATGGAGGTGGTGCTGCCCACCGGAGAAATCCTCAATACCGGCGGCCGGGTGATCAAAAACGTGACCGGATATAACCTGACCCAGCTCTTTACAGGCTCCGAGGGTACTTTAGGGATCATTACCAAGGTTATTTTGAAGTTAGTTCCTAAACCCGAGGGGAAGAAAACCCTGCTGGCCGTATTCAATGAGATCGAAGGGGCGGGGCAGGCTGTTTCGGGAATTATCGCCCAGGGCATTATTCCCACAACCATCGAGCTTTTAGATGATGTCTATATTAAAAATATTGAAGAATATGCCCATGTGGGCTTCCCGCTGGATGCCGGGGCGGTTCTGCTGATTGAGGTGGACGGTGACAAGGAAGTTTTGGACAAACAGGCCGGCAAGATTGAACGGGTCTGCCAAGCAGCCGGAGCCAGAGAAGTGAAAATCGCCCGCAATCAAGAGGAAGCGGAAGAGCTGTGGAAGGCGCGCCGGGCGGCCTTTGCCTCCTGTGCCCGCTTGAAGCCCACGATTATCGGCGAGGATGCCACAGTGCCCCGAAGCGCCATTCCGGCCATGATCGCCAAAATACGTGAAATTGCCCGCAAATACGAGGTGTTGATTGCCGTGGTGGGGCATGCGGGAGATGGCAATCTGCACGCAACCTTCCTTTGTGACGAAATGAATCAGGAGGAAATGGCCCGTGTTGAGAAGGCTATCGACGAAACGTTCTATGCGGCCTTGGAGCTGAAGGGAACCTTAAGCGGCGAGCATGGCATCGGCAGAGCGAAGGCCCCCTTTATCAAAATGCAGATCGGAGAAGAGGGTTACCGGGTCATGAAAAAAATAAAGCTGGCGCTGGATCCGGAGAATCTTCTCAATCCCGGCGTAATGTTTGGAGAGTGA